From the Streptomyces sp. Sge12 genome, the window GCGCTGATCGACGCGGCGGTGCGCGCGCTGGCGGGGCGCGACGCCTCGGGCCGGGCGTACGCGATGGACGCGGGCGGAGCCCTCGCCGCACGGGGAACGGTCCACCGGCCGCTGCTGCGAAGGCTGCTGGACGACCCCTACTACGCCCGCAACGCGCCGAAGACGACGGGCAAGGAACGCTTCCACCTGCCGTATCTGCGCGCGGCGCTGGAGGGGTGCGGTCCGCTGCCCGTCGAGGACGTCGTCGCCACGCTGACCCGGCTCACGGCCCGCACCGTCGCCGACGCGATCCGGCCCTTCGGGGCGACCGAGGTGATCGCGTCGGGCGGCGGGACGCGGAATCCGGTGCTGATGGGCCTACTGCGGGAGGAGCTGGGCGGTGAACCGGGCGGTGAACCGGGCGGTGCGGGCCGCTGCGTGGTGCGGTCCTCGGACGAACTGGGGCTGCCCGCGGGGGCGAAGGAGGCGTACGCCTTCGCCGTTCTGGGCTGGCTCACCGCGCACGGTCTGCCGGGCACCGTTCCCTCGTGCACCGGCGCCCGGCATGCGAGCGTCCTCGGCTCGATCACGCCCGGCGGTCCGGGCCTGCGCCTGCCGCGGCCGCCGGCGACGGCGCCGGGCCGGCTGACCGTCGCGAGCGCGCCCGGAACGGGCCGCCCCAAGCACGCGGGGTGATCCGGCCGGACCGGCCGCCGCCTGGTTCCGCCCCGCGGCCTGGTTCCGCCCCGCGGCACCGGCTCAGTCCCGCGGCACCGGCGTGGCGCGCGGGCCGGCACCTCACCCCGTCGGCAGCGGCGGCCGGTGCTGCGCCCACGGCCGGACGGCCTCCAACTGAGCCGCCACCCGCAGGACGCCCACCTCGTCGTCGCGGCGGCCGACCAGCTGCACGGCGAGCGGCAGCCCGTCCGCACCGACACCCGCCGGGACGGACGCGGCCGGATGACCGGTGACGTTCCACAGGGCGGTGTAGGCGACCATCGGGCGGGAGCGCACCATCGCCGTCAGCAGCCCGGCACCGTCCAGCGCCCCCGCGGGGCGGGGGCGCTCGGCGATGACCGGCGTCAGCAGCAGGTCCATGGTGGTGAACATCCGGTCGGCGCGCTCCGCCAGCCGTTCCCCCGCCCTGATCCCGCGCTCCACGGCGGATTCGGGGACCAGCCGGGCCAGGGCGAGCGTGGTGCGGGTCCGCCGCTCGAGCAGGTCGGGACGCTGCACCGCGGCGGCCTCCGCGCGGACACCGCCGCAGAACTGGGCGACGAACGGGGCCGTCGCGTCGGGGTAGCGGGGGTCGACCTCCCGCACGTCGTGGCCCAGTTCGCGCAGCGCCCGTACGGTCTCCAGCAGGGCTTCGACGTGCGCCGGATGCGGGCGCACCCCGGGTACGGCGGGTTTGGCCGAGTAGCCGATGCGCAGCCTGCCGGGCGGCGTCTCCAGGGCCCGTACCCAGCCGGCGGCCGCGGGACCGGGGCCCGGGCCGGCGCTCCAGCGGTCGATGGGGGTGGTGCCGGCGAGTACGTCGTACAGGAGGGCGCTGTCGCGGACGGTCCGGGTCAGCGGGCCGACGGTGCCGAGGGCGTACCAGAGGTGGGGGTTGGGGGCGGTGGAGACGCGGCCGCGCTGGGGTTTGAGGCCGAACAGCCCGCAGCAGGCGGCCGGGATGCGGATGGAACCACCGCCGTCGCCGCCGAGCGCCGCCGGGACCAGGCCGGCCGCGACGGCGGCGGCGCTGCCACCGCTGGAGCCCCCGGGCGTGCGGGTGGTGTCCCACGGATTGAGGGTGCGGCCGTACGCGGCGGATTCGGTGAACGGCCACTGGCCGAACTCGGGCATCGCCGTCTTGCCGATCACGACGGCTCCGGCGGCACGCAGGCGGCGTACGGCCTCGGAATCGGCGGAGACGGGAGTGCGGTTGGCGGCGCCGCCGAAGGTGGTGACCTGCCCGGCGACGTCCAGTTCGTCCTTGACGGCGACGGGCACGCCGTGGAGGGGGCCGGTCGGCTGCTGCGCGTCACGGGCGTCGGCCTCGGCGAGGGCCTGGTCGGCCAGGACGATGCGGAAGGCGCCGAGGCCCGGGTCGGCACGGGCGATACGGCGCAGCGCGGCCTCGACGAGGGCGCGGGAGGTGGTCTTGCCGGCACGTACCTGTTCGGCCTGTTGCTCGACTCCGAGGAACATCAACTCGGTGTCGTCCCGGTCCCGTTCCCTGTCCGCCGCGTCGTCCCTGTCGATGGCCACCACGTGCCCCTCACCCCTTACCTGCCGGTAACTGCGGCCAAGGCTGTCTGCCCGCGGCCCGTGCGTCAAGCACGCGCAGCCCGAACCGGCCGGTGAGCAGCAGGGGCGGGCCCCGGTCGCGGGGTCACCGCGACCGGGGCGGACCGGGTCGTCACGGCCTCAGCTCCGCGAGGCACGGCATGACCTGTCGTCAGCCGCCGCCCGGAACAAGGGCGGCGGCTTTTCCCAGGTGAACGGCCATCGCCCGCTCGTTTTTTGTCCGCAGGGCAGAAGCCTTGCCCAGAGCAGCACCGTGCGGGGTAGCCTCCAGAAAGGGGCCGAGTCCCGGAAAAACTTTTCCGAAAGCGTGCGTTCGCGGCGCGCTGCACTCGAAATCGACCGGTACTCGCGGCTCCTGGCACACCATGGACCTGCCGTCGTCTGCGCACCGCGCACTCCCTGGAGGGACACACGTGAAGGACTCGAAGGACAGGCTGGAAGCACTGCGCGCCGAGATCGAGCGCCGCAATCCCGCACAGCCCGAGTTCCACCAGGCGGTGCGGGAGGTCCTCGAGACCCTGGCTCCCGTCTTCACCGCCCGGCCCGAGTACGCCGACCCGGCCGTGGCCCTGGTGGAGCGGCTCACCGAGCCCGAACGGCAGATCCTCTTCCGTGTCCCGTGGCAGGACGACCGGGGGCGGGTCCACGTCAACCGCGGCTACCGCGTCGAGTTCAACAGCGCGCTCGGCCCATACAAGGGCGGCCTGCGCTTCCACCCGTCGGTGGACATCGGCGTGGTGAAGTTCCTCGGCTTCGAGCAGATCTTCAAGAACGCCCTGACCGGCCTCGGGATCGGCGGCGGCAAGGGCGGCAGCGACTTCGACCCGCACGGCCGGTCGGACGCCGAGGTCATGCGGTTCTGTCAGTCCTTCATGACCGAGCTGCACCGGCACATCGGCGAGCACACCGACGTGCCCGCCGGGGACATCGGTGTCGGCGGCCGTGAGATCGGCTACCTCTTCGGCCAGTACCGGCGCATCACCAACCGCTGGGAGGCCGGCGTCCTGACCGGCAAGGGGCAGGGCTGGGGCGGTTCCGCGATCCGGCCGCAGGCGACCGGGTACGGCAGCGTGCTGTTCGCCGCCGAGATGCTCGCGGTCCGGGGCGAGTCGCTGGACGGGCTGACCGCGGTCGTCTCCGGCTCCGGCAACGTCGCGCAGTACACGATCGAGAAGCTCCAGCAGCTCGGCGCGAACCCGGTGACCTGCTCGGACTCCCAGGGCTACGTCGTCGACGACAAGGGCATCGACCTCGCACTGCTCCAGCAGATCAAGGAGGTCGAGCGGGGGCGCGTGAGCGAGTACGCGGAGCGGCGCGGATCCTCGGCGCGGTTCGTGCCCGGCGCCCGGGTCTGGGAGGTGCCCGCGGACGTCGCCTTCCCCTCCGCCACGCAGAACGAACTGGACGCGCAGGACGCCCGTACGCTCGTCGCGGGCGGGGTCAAGGCGGTCTCCGAGGGCGCCAACATGCCGACCACCCCCGAGGCCGTACGGATCCTCCAGGAGGCCGGGGTCGCCTTCGGGCCCGGCAAGGCCGCGAACGCGGGCGGAGTGGCGGTCAGCGCCCTGGAGATGAGCCAGAACGCCGGGCGGGTGGCCTGGGGCGCCCAGCGCGTCGAGGACGAGCTCGCCGCCATCATGCGTTCGATCCACGCCGTTGCGCACGAGACCGCCGAGCGGTACGGCGCGCCGGGGGACTACGTCACCGGCGCGAACATCGCCGGCTTCGAGCGGGTCGCGGACGCGATGCTCGCACAGGGCGTCATCTGATTCCGCGACCGCGGCGCGGGCGCGGCCTCGGACCGGTCGGCCGGGGGGCGGACCGGCCGGCAGGCCGCACCCGCAGGCACCCTTGAGGTCCTCGGGTGCCCCGAGCCGGCACGTCCCGGATTCCGGGGCGTGCCGGCAGCGCCGTCCGGCGCCGGGCACCGGCCGCCGTGACGCGGGGTCAGAACACGACGACCGTGAACGGGTTGTCCGCGTAGTTGCCCCTGAGGTCGTAGGTGTAGACCGTGACGGAGTCCGGGCCGCAGACACCGTTGGGGGTGGTGCTGAAGCTGCGGCGGTTGGAATTGGGCAGCTCGACGGAGACGACGCTGAACGCCAGGTTGACCTCTTCGCTGACATTCACGCAGTACCGGCCGGTGTTGACGTGACGTACCCAGTCGATGTTCTTCGCCCGCCTCAGCGCACCGGAGGCGGAGACGTCCGCGGCGGCCTGGACGTACGGGGAGGTGATCGGCCTCGGGTCGGCCGCGGCGGCGGTCGTGGCGGCGGTCGCGGGGACGGCGAGCGCTCCGGTCAGCGCGACGGCGACTGGCAGTACGGGGATGAAACGGTGCATGACTGATACTCCCGGCGAGGCGTCCTGCAGCGGGTTGCGGACGATCCATCCACACTCGACCGGCGCGCAACCCGGTGCGTTCGCCACGCCGATCCGGCCTGGGCCAACCGGTACCGAAGGTCACCCGGGTGGCCGGACGGTACGGCCGTCGGGGGCATCGCCTTCGCCCGTTCGCGCACGCGAGCGGGCCTCTTTCATTCATTGCAGATTCATGAAGAGAACCTTTCATTCGAAGGTCGAATGATGATCTCGATCTACGATCCATTTATCCCTTTGTTTGGCCTTCCTCTGCACATGGATCACACAATGATTTCTGCACTGCCGCGTCGACGTACCCTGCTCGCCGTATCCACCGCCGCCGCCCTCACGCTCCTCGTGTCCGCCTGCGGCGCCGGAGGCACGGACGAGCACCGCATCAGGGTCGGCGTCTCGGGCGACTCCCCGGAATGGGACGTCCTCGCCAAGGAGGCCAAGAAGCAGGGCCTGACGGTCGAAACGGTCGTCTTCGACGACTACTCGCTCCCCAACAAGGCCCTCAGCGCCGGTGACATCGAGCTCAACGCCTTCCAGCACCTGGTGTTCCTGGCCCAGTCGAACACCGAGAACAAGACCGACATCGCCCCCATCGCGGCGACCACCGTGGTCCCCCTCGGCCTCTACTCCCGCAAGCACAAGCAGCTCACGGACCTCCCCGACCGGGCCGAGATCGCCCTCCCCAACGACCCGGCGAACCAGGGCCGTGCACTGCGCGTACTGGAACAGGCGAAGCTGATCGAGCTCCGCAAGGAGGCCGGCCTCTTCGCCACCCCCGACGACATCACCGCCGACCCCAAGCACCTCAAGCTCACCCCGGTCAACGCCCAGCAGACCCCCCGTACGCTCCAGGACGCGGACGCCGCGGTCATCAACGACGGCGTCGCCGAACTCGCCGGCATCAAGGCCGACACCGCACTGTTCAAGGACGACCCCACCGCCCCGCAGTCCGTCCCGTACCTCAACGTCATCGCCGCCCGCGCCGACCGGAAGGACAACGCCGACTACCGGAAGGTCGTCGAGCTCTACTCCTCCCAGGCCGTCCAGGACGAGGTACGCCGCACCAGCAACGGCACCGCACACCACGTGGAGCTGCCCGCCGCCGACCTCCAGGCCGAGGTCGCACGCATCCAGAAGCAGCTGGCACGATGACCGCCGCCGTGGAACTGCGCGACGTCGCCAAGGAGTTCCCGGGCGGATCGCGCGCCGTCGACGGCGTCAGCCTCCGCGTCGAAGCGGGCACCGTCTTCGGGGTCGTCGGCCACAGCGGCGCGGGCAAATCCACCCTCCTGCGCCTGGTCAACGGCCTGGAAGAGCCGACCTCGGGCAGCGTCCTGCTGGACGGCCAAGACCTCTCCTCCCTCGGCGAGCGCCGCCTGCGCCCCATCCGCCGGGAGATCGGCATGATCTTCCAGCAGTTCAACCTCTTCCGCTCGCGCACCGTCCTGGGCAACGTGCTCTACCCGCTGCGCCTGGCCGGCACGGACCGTGCGACGGCCCGCGCCCGCGCCGAGGAGACGTTGGACTTCGTGGGCCTCGCCGGTCACGGCGACCGCTACCCCGAGCAGCTCTCGGGCGGCCAGCGCCAGCGTGTCGGCATCGCCCGCGCGCTCGCCACCCGCCCCAAGGTGCTCCTGTGCGACGAGGCGACCTCCGCCCTCGACCCGCAGACCACCGGCGAGGTCCTGGCCCTGCTGCGCCGCATCAACCGCGAGCTGGGCGTCACGATCCTGCTCATCACCCACGAGATGGAGGTCGTGCGGACCCTGTGCGACCGCGTTGCGGTGATGGAGAACGGCAAGGTGGTCGAGAGCGGCGAGGTGTACGAGGTCTTCGCCCGGCCCCGGCACGCGACCACCACCGCCTTCGTCCGCTCCGCGCGGCACAGCGAACCGGACGCCGAGCTGCTGGAACGACTCGGCGCCCGCCACCCCGGCCGCTTGATCACGGTGCCCGTCGCGGACGGCCGCCCCGCTCTGGACGGCCTCTCGCAGCTCCTGCACACCCACGGCGTCGACTTCACGCTCGTCCACGGAGGCGTGGGCGAGGTGCGGGGGCGCCCCCTGGGCAGCGTCACCCTGGAGCTGCGCGGCGAGACCGAAGCCGTCGAAGCGGTGGTCGCCGGACTCACCGTCGCCGACCGCGTGGAAGCGGGCGCCCGATGAAGGCGGACTGGAGCACCTTCTGGCCCAAGGTCCTCGACGCCACCGGCGAGACCGTCTACATGGTGCTCATCACCCTGGCGCTGTCGACGGTCGGCGGGTTGGCGGTGGGCCTCACCCTCTACGCGACCCGCAAGGGCGGTGTGCTGCCGAACCGGGTCGTCCACGCGGTGCTGGGCTCGCTCATCAACATCATCAGGCCCGTCCCGTTCATCATCGCGATCGTCGCGCTCGCGCCGGTCACGCGCGAGGTGGTCGGCACGATGATCGGCACGAACGCCGCGATCTTCCCGATGACGGTCGTCGCCACGTTCGGCGTCGCCCGCATCGTGGAGTCGAACCTGCTCTCCGTCGAACCCGGGGTGATCGAGGCCGCCCGCTCCATGGGTGCGAGCCCGCTGCGGATCCTGCTCACGGTTCTGGTCCCGGAGGCGCTGGGCCCCTTGGTCCTCGGCCTGACGTTCATGCTGGTCGCACTGATCGACTTCTCGGCGGTGGCCGGCACGGTCGGCGGCGGAGGCGTCGGCAACCTGGCGATGACCTACGGATACCTGCGCTTCGACACCTCGGTGATGGTGGTGACGGTGCTCGTCCTGATCGTCCTCGTACAGTCGGCGCAGCTGCTCGGCAACGCGGTGTCCCGCAAGGTGCTCCGCCGCTGACGGGGGACGCGGGGCCGCCCGTACCAACAGGGCCGTACGGCAGCCGAGAGGCGCCGGCGGTGGCCCGTTCGACGTTCTCGTTCGTCGTCGAACGGACCAGGGGGATCGCGCGGCCGTTGGCGTCCCGGCCGGAGGTTCCCACATCGGCCTGCCTGCATATCTGGAGATGAACCGGACGAAGCGCGGCAGGCGGCTCGGGGAGCGGGCCCCGGCAGCCGTGCACGTCCTGTGCGCGCAGATGCCGGTGGTCAGCGGCGGCGGTTGAGCTCACCGGGCGGGGTGTACAGCCGGCGCGCGGGGGACATTTTGTCGAAGCGGGCCTGCTGCCGGGCGTGTTCTTCCGTCCGCAGCCCGTCGAGGTTCTTCGTCCGTGTGGCCCTGTCGCTCCAGAGCAGGAACGCGACGAGCGCGGCGACGGGCAGTCCCAGACACGCATAGAAAACGAACAAGCCGTTCATGGCCCCCCTGGCGAAGATCAGCAAGCCTGCTGAGTCTGCTGGCGGCACGGTCCGGCAGTCAAGACCCGCCCGCCCCCGTGCCGTTCGGGCGCCACGGCGGACGAACTTGCCGGCGCCGCCACCGGGTGCGCCCGTTCACTGCCTTCCCTCCTTCGAGCGGGAACGGACTGCCTTCGGGTTCATGTCCCGCCTGAGGGGCAGTGACACGTCGGGGCCGCGCCCGTACGCCGCGCGACGGTCCGGGGCCCCCGACAGCGGAGAGCGGACACGGAGGAGCCACCATGAAACGCGTTGTGTCACTGATCAGTTGCATGGCTGTGAGTATCGGCCTGGCGGTCGCGGGTGCCACCCCGGCGGCCGCCGATCCGTACGACTGCCGTACGTGGTACCAGTCCAGCACCACCGCCGCAGGCACCTGCACCAATGGAACCGGAGAGTTCCGCGTCTACACCCGGTGCGACAGGTTTCTCGCGAGGGACTACACGGTCTACGACCCGACCTGGCGGCGCGTGGGCACCACGAGCACGGCCATCTGCCACAGCGGCGGCAAGCCGTACGGCGCCGGTATCCAGGTCCACTAGGACAACATCGCTCTGCGATCAGGGCCGCCGCCGGCTTCGGTGACCGGGCGGGCGGGAGCGTCAGGCGGCCACGTCGAGGGAGAAGGCGTCGGTGGACCGGCGGATCGCGTCGACGGTGGCCACGATGTCGGCCGGAGGCCGCCCCCGCGTCGTGGCGTACACCTCCTGGGTGAGTTCCCGGCCGTCGGCGTCCACGACCGGAACCCATCTGAAGGTGGATGCCTTCGGGCCGGCGAGGATGTTCCCTTCCTTGAAGGGGTCGGCGATGTCCGAGGGGATGACCACCGTGCCGTGCCTGTCCTCGCCGAACGCGACGAGGGCCTTGCTGCTGTAGGCGTCGAGTTTCACCATCGGCGCGGGAAGGCCCGCCGCCCGGACGCTGCGGTTGAGGAGTCGACGTGAGCGCGTCGGGCCCGGCGGCACCAGCAGCGGTCCCTCATGGATCAGCTCGTCCAGCCCGATCCGGTCACGGGTGTCGGAGCCGGGCAGCATCGCTTCCAGGCGTGACGTGTACAGGCGATGCTCCTTCAGTTCCTCTCGGCGCCTGCTGGGTTCGGGCGGGGGACCGACCACGAGGTCGATCTCACCGCCCGCGAGGGCGCCGATCACGTGGCTCTCGAAAATGATCGTGGATCGGTCCTGCTCACCCAGAATGCGGCTGTGCACGGTCATCTCGCTCCGCTCGAGTTCCAGGATCACGGGCGAAATGAAGAACGCGTGCTGGGGGAGGAAGGCCAGCGTGAGTGTTCGGGTACCGAGCCGACTCGCGCCCTTCCAGAGTTCGACCATGGTCCGCGCGTAGCGCA encodes:
- a CDS encoding LysR family transcriptional regulator; amino-acid sequence: MHPWEMAEHSPHAKITLQRLRNFIAVVDEGTITSAARLLGEVTGEGSPSSVRQNLQELRSAFGGRQLLVEHNGKQVPTDLGESLLRYARTMVELWKGASRLGTRTLTLAFLPQHAFFISPVILELERSEMTVHSRILGEQDRSTIIFESHVIGALAGGEIDLVVGPPPEPSRRREELKEHRLYTSRLEAMLPGSDTRDRIGLDELIHEGPLLVPPGPTRSRRLLNRSVRAAGLPAPMVKLDAYSSKALVAFGEDRHGTVVIPSDIADPFKEGNILAGPKASTFRWVPVVDADGRELTQEVYATTRGRPPADIVATVDAIRRSTDAFSLDVAA
- a CDS encoding amidase, translating into MAIDRDDAADRERDRDDTELMFLGVEQQAEQVRAGKTTSRALVEAALRRIARADPGLGAFRIVLADQALAEADARDAQQPTGPLHGVPVAVKDELDVAGQVTTFGGAANRTPVSADSEAVRRLRAAGAVVIGKTAMPEFGQWPFTESAAYGRTLNPWDTTRTPGGSSGGSAAAVAAGLVPAALGGDGGGSIRIPAACCGLFGLKPQRGRVSTAPNPHLWYALGTVGPLTRTVRDSALLYDVLAGTTPIDRWSAGPGPGPAAAGWVRALETPPGRLRIGYSAKPAVPGVRPHPAHVEALLETVRALRELGHDVREVDPRYPDATAPFVAQFCGGVRAEAAAVQRPDLLERRTRTTLALARLVPESAVERGIRAGERLAERADRMFTTMDLLLTPVIAERPRPAGALDGAGLLTAMVRSRPMVAYTALWNVTGHPAASVPAGVGADGLPLAVQLVGRRDDEVGVLRVAAQLEAVRPWAQHRPPLPTG
- a CDS encoding MetQ/NlpA family ABC transporter substrate-binding protein translates to MISALPRRRTLLAVSTAAALTLLVSACGAGGTDEHRIRVGVSGDSPEWDVLAKEAKKQGLTVETVVFDDYSLPNKALSAGDIELNAFQHLVFLAQSNTENKTDIAPIAATTVVPLGLYSRKHKQLTDLPDRAEIALPNDPANQGRALRVLEQAKLIELRKEAGLFATPDDITADPKHLKLTPVNAQQTPRTLQDADAAVINDGVAELAGIKADTALFKDDPTAPQSVPYLNVIAARADRKDNADYRKVVELYSSQAVQDEVRRTSNGTAHHVELPAADLQAEVARIQKQLAR
- the gdhA gene encoding NADP-specific glutamate dehydrogenase; its protein translation is MDLPSSAHRALPGGTHVKDSKDRLEALRAEIERRNPAQPEFHQAVREVLETLAPVFTARPEYADPAVALVERLTEPERQILFRVPWQDDRGRVHVNRGYRVEFNSALGPYKGGLRFHPSVDIGVVKFLGFEQIFKNALTGLGIGGGKGGSDFDPHGRSDAEVMRFCQSFMTELHRHIGEHTDVPAGDIGVGGREIGYLFGQYRRITNRWEAGVLTGKGQGWGGSAIRPQATGYGSVLFAAEMLAVRGESLDGLTAVVSGSGNVAQYTIEKLQQLGANPVTCSDSQGYVVDDKGIDLALLQQIKEVERGRVSEYAERRGSSARFVPGARVWEVPADVAFPSATQNELDAQDARTLVAGGVKAVSEGANMPTTPEAVRILQEAGVAFGPGKAANAGGVAVSALEMSQNAGRVAWGAQRVEDELAAIMRSIHAVAHETAERYGAPGDYVTGANIAGFERVADAMLAQGVI
- a CDS encoding methionine ABC transporter permease, which gives rise to MKADWSTFWPKVLDATGETVYMVLITLALSTVGGLAVGLTLYATRKGGVLPNRVVHAVLGSLINIIRPVPFIIAIVALAPVTREVVGTMIGTNAAIFPMTVVATFGVARIVESNLLSVEPGVIEAARSMGASPLRILLTVLVPEALGPLVLGLTFMLVALIDFSAVAGTVGGGGVGNLAMTYGYLRFDTSVMVVTVLVLIVLVQSAQLLGNAVSRKVLRR
- a CDS encoding methionine ABC transporter ATP-binding protein, which gives rise to MTAAVELRDVAKEFPGGSRAVDGVSLRVEAGTVFGVVGHSGAGKSTLLRLVNGLEEPTSGSVLLDGQDLSSLGERRLRPIRREIGMIFQQFNLFRSRTVLGNVLYPLRLAGTDRATARARAEETLDFVGLAGHGDRYPEQLSGGQRQRVGIARALATRPKVLLCDEATSALDPQTTGEVLALLRRINRELGVTILLITHEMEVVRTLCDRVAVMENGKVVESGEVYEVFARPRHATTTAFVRSARHSEPDAELLERLGARHPGRLITVPVADGRPALDGLSQLLHTHGVDFTLVHGGVGEVRGRPLGSVTLELRGETEAVEAVVAGLTVADRVEAGAR
- a CDS encoding anhydro-N-acetylmuramic acid kinase — protein: MRVVGLMSGTSYDAIDAAAADLSLDGDTLVLTPLGMISTAYDDELRADLAVALPPAGVDLATVCRLDTRIGRAFAAAAVRADEELCGGRADLVASHGQTVFHWAEDGRVHGTLQIGEPAWIAEATGRPVVSGFRTRDVAAGGQGAPLVSIVDVMWLRGRPGVPVALNLGGIGNVTVVPGGAKGTGGEPLAFDTGPANALIDAAVRALAGRDASGRAYAMDAGGALAARGTVHRPLLRRLLDDPYYARNAPKTTGKERFHLPYLRAALEGCGPLPVEDVVATLTRLTARTVADAIRPFGATEVIASGGGTRNPVLMGLLREELGGEPGGEPGGAGRCVVRSSDELGLPAGAKEAYAFAVLGWLTAHGLPGTVPSCTGARHASVLGSITPGGPGLRLPRPPATAPGRLTVASAPGTGRPKHAG